ATAACGTGAAGCTATTGCTAGGGGGTGACACCACCACCTTAAACAAAGCACGAATCACCGAGTTACTACTGTCGATTGCCCATGTCCCCATTGAAAAAATCCATACGCTACTTCTAGTGGCCGGGCAGCCACAAACCCCGGAACTGTGGTTACGAAGTTTTAACGGTAAGGCCTGGCTGTATTTCAACCCGGACACCGGCGAGCAGGGCATGCCGCCGGACCGACTGCTTTGGTGGATTGGCGACGAAAGCCTGATCAGCGTCGAGGGCGGGAAAAAAGTCACGGTCAAATTCACCTTGAATAACAGTGAAATGAACGCCATTCGCCTGGCGAAGATGACAGACGCCAATACCGATGCCAACTTTCTCAGCTATTCGCTTTACGGATTGCCACTGCAAACCCAGCAGACATTCATGATTATGGTGATGATCCCGATTGGCGTGCTGGTTATTTTAATCCTGCGCAACTTGGTTGGCCTTGAAACCCTAGGCACCTTCACGCCGGTGCTGATCGCGCTGGCGTTTCGCGAGACACAACTGGGGTTCGGTATTGTCCTGTTCACAATCATTACTGCGTTAGGCTTGTCGCTGCGCTCTTACCTTGAACATCTGAAACTGCAAATGCTGCCACGGTTGTCTGTGGTACTCACCTTCGTTGTGGTGCTGATTGCCGCGATCAGTTTGTTCAGTCATAAACTGGGTCTGGAGCGTGGCTTATCGGTGGCACTTTTCCCAATGGTGATTCTGACCATGACCATCGAACGGTTATCGATTACTTGGGAAGAGCGCGGCAGCGGCCACGCAATGAAAGTCGCCATCGGGACACTGTTCGCCGCCTCCCTGGCGCACATCATCATGAGTGTGCCGGAGCTGATTTATTTCGTGTTTACCTTTCCCGCCATGCTGCTGATTTTGGTGGGCTTCATGCTGTCCATGGGGCGTTATCGCGGCTACCGTCTGACTGAGCTGATCCGTTTCAAAGCTTTCCTTGGTAAAGAACTCAAGGACGAGAAGGACCAGGTTAAATGATCGGCCTCTGGAAGACCTGGCAGGCCCTTGAAACCCGTGGAATCATGGGTATTAACCGTCGCAATGCGGATTACGTACTCAAGTACAACAAACGTAGCCTGTACCCCATTGTTGACGACAAGATCGTGACCAAGGAGCGGGCAATCCTGGCGGGTATTCATGTGCCCGAAATGTATGGGGTGATTTCCACCGAGAAGGAAATATCGCGCTTGGATGACATCATCGGCGATCATGACGACTTTGTAATCAAGCCTGCCAAAGGCGCAGGAGGAGACGGGATTCTAGTAATTGCCGACCGCTTCGAAGAGCGCTTTCGCACGGTCTCAGGCAAGATCATCAGCCGTGAAGAAATCGAATATCAGATTTCCAGCATTCTCACAGGCCTGTACTCCCTGGGTGGCAATCGAGATCGCGCACTGATCGAATACCGGGTCAAGCCGGACCAGATTTTCAAGAGCATAAGCTTTGAAGGTGTACCCGATATCCGGATCATCGTACTGATGGGTTATCCCATCATGGCCATGCTGAGGTTGCCGACACGTCAGTCCAACGGCAAAGCCAACCTGCATCAAGGCGCCATTGGGGTAGGTGTCGATTTGGCGACGGGTTTAACGCTGCATGGCACTTGGCTCAACAACATCATCCGCAAACATCCCGACACTGCTAATGCCGTGGACGGCGTGCAGCTTCCAAATTGGGATGGCTTCATGAAGCTTGCCGCAGGCTGCTATGAACTTTGCGGGCTAGGCTACATTGGTGTCGACATGGTACTGGATCAGGACAAGGGCCCGCTTATTCTGGAAATTAACGCCCGTCCCGGTCTGAACATTCAGATTGCCAACGACTGTGGCTTGACCCATCGCGCCCATGCCGTCGAAGAGCGTCTGGCCCAACTCGCATTGAACAAAGAGCATGAGTCACCGCAAGAGCGCGTGCGCTTTGTACAAGAGCTTTTCGGTCATGTACCGGCAGCTGCCCTCTAGGAGCCGGCTCTGGGGAAGATTACAATCCCGGCCCCAAGCCGCTGACTGATTCTCTACGCATGCCCATTTGCGCCGTACATCCACTGCCCTATTGCCCCGACCCCGCTGAGTATTTCTCACGTGTGCGCCATGCACCGGGTGCAATGCTGCTCGACAGCGGTCGACCGACCGCCAACCGGGGACGCTTCGATTTACTCAGCGCTTGGCCCTGCGCGGAATTGCTCCCGCAACCCAACGAAACCGGGGGCGACTTTCTCCAGCGCCTGCGCGATAGTCTCGCCGCCTTGGGTCACGCCGAATTACCCGAAGAATCGCAGCTGCCGTTCGCGGGCGGGCTTATGGGGTATCTCGCCTATGACTTCGGCCGACGGTTGGAACCCTTACCCGCGCACGCCCACAATGACCTACAACTACCTGATGCACGGTTGGGTGTTTATACCTGGGCCCTGATGAGCGATCACGTGCTGTGCACTAGCCAACTGGTTTTCCATCCGACGGTGGCTGTCGGAGAACGTCAGCGTTTATTGGCGCTTTTTGCCGAGCCATTCGTCCCAGAACCAAGGGCCTTCACGCTCACATCCCCGTTTGAGGCCAACCTAAGCGCCGATGATTACCGCAGCGCGTTTTTGCGTATCCAGACCTACATTCAGGCCGGGGATTGCTATCAGGTTAATTTCGCCCAGCGTTTTCAAGCGACCTATGCAGGAGATCCATGGGCGGCCTATTGCGCCTTGCGTAGCGCTTGCCCAACACCTTTTTCCGGTTTCCAGGCTCTACCCGAGAACAATGCTGTGCTCAGCCTTTCGCCGGAACGATTCGCCCGTGTCACTGGCAAATACGTCGAAACGCGCCCGATCAAAGGCACCCGCCCCCGCGGCTCTGATCCTGCTGAAGATGCGGCCTACGCCGCCGAGTTATTAGTCAGTACCAAAGATCGGGCGGAAAACGTGATGATCGTCGACCTGCTGCGCAATGATTTGGGGCGAACGTGTCGTATTGGATCGGTGAAAGTGCCGGAATTGTTCAGCTTGGAAACTTATCCAAATGTGCATCACTTGGTCAGCAGCGTTACCGGGGAGCTGGCAGAGGGCAACGACGCGCTGGATCTTATTTCAGGCAGTTTTCCCGGTGGCTCCATTACCGGAGCCCCTAAGATTCGGGCCATGCAAATCATTGACGAATTGGAACCTACGCCCCGTGGGGTGTATTGCGGGTCGTTGCTATACCTGGATGTACGCGGCCAGATGGACAGTTCCATCGCTATTCGCAGCTTGCTGGCTAAAGACGGGGCCGTGTCGTGCTGGGGCGGCGGCGGAATCGTGGCCGATTCAGACTGCGAGGCGGAATATGAGGAATCGATAACTAAAGTGCGGATATTGTTGACGACGTTGCAGGAGCTTTGAACGCTGGTTGGTTCACTGGCACTTTCGCGAATATTCGGTCCTACCGGGTTCAGATCATCCTGTGGGACCGACTCATTCGGGAAGACGTCTTACAGACTCAACTCGCGGTTCGATGCCTTGATAAATTCTTTTTTCAAGTCTTCAAACGTATGCACCGCCGGGAATTGCGGGAATTCTCCAATCACGTTCTCGGGCGCATGGAACAAAATCCCTGCATCCGCTTCGCCGAGCATCGTGGTGTCGTTGTAGGAATCACCCGCCGCTACCACCCGATAGTACAAGCTCTTGAAAGCCAATACTGACTGACGCTTTGGATCCTTCTGACGCAATTGGTAGCTCACAACCCGATCTGTCTCGTCCGTAATCAGGCGATGACACAGCAGCGTGGGAAAGCCCAGCTGACGCATCAACGGCTGTGAAAACTCATAGAACGTGTCGGATAGAATCACCACTTGAAAGCGCTCACGCAGCCAATTGACGAATTCGACGGCCCCGTCCAATGGTTTTAAGGTCGCAATCACGGCCTGAATATCGGAGAGTTTCAAATCGTGTTCATCGAGAATGCGCAGACGCTGCCTCATCAGCACGTCGTAGTCGGGAATATCCCGAGTAGTCGCCCTCAGCGACTCGATCCCGGTTTTTTCGGCAAATGCGATCCAGATTTCAGGGACCAAAACACCTTCAAGGTCGAGACAGGCAATTTCCACAGATCACTCCTAGCACTTCAATTAGGCCACTTCATCCGGCGACTTCAAAACAAGCGGCACTCTAACGGCTTGATCACGGCGACGCCAGCCCGTCAAACCGGGAACTAATGGAGGGTTTTTGTTACTATCGCGCCCATACGAGCGCGCCAAGCGCCACCACTACAGGAAGCCGCCTGATGAGCCAACCCTTCGATGTCGCCGCCCTCGCTGAGACTTACGCCAAAAAGTCTGCGCAGGATATTTTAAAACTGGCCTTTGAGCATTTTGGCGACGACGTCTGGATCTCATTCAGCGGTGCCGAAGATGTGGTGCTGGTGGATATGGCCTGGAAGCTGAATAAAAACGTCAAGGTCTTCAGTCTCGATACTGGTCGTCTGCACCCGGAAACTTATCGTTTTATTGAACATACCCGCGAGCACTACAAAATAGACATCGAGCTGATGGCGCCGGATCAGAAGGCGCTCGAGCCGTTTGTCAAAGAGAAGGGGTTGTTCAGCTTCTATAAAGATGGGCACGGCGAATGCTGCGGTATCCGCAAGATCGAGCCGTTGCGTCGTAAACTTTCCGGGGTCAACGCCTGGGCTACAGGCCAACGCCGGGACCAGAGTCCGAGCACGCGCAGTGACGTGGCGGTGGTGGAAATAGACAGCGCGTTTTCGACGCCGGAGCGCCTTTTGTATAAATTCAACCCGCTGGCGCAGATGACCAGCGAGGAAGTTTGGAACTACATCCGTATGCTGGAGCTTCCATATAACAGCTTGCATGAGCGAGGTTTCATCAGCATCGGCTGCGAACCCTGCACCCGCCCGGTACTACCAAATCAACATGAGCGTGAAGGCCGCTGGTGGTGGGAAGAAGCCACGCAAAAAGAATGCGGGCTGCATTCTGGAAATTTGATTGCCAAGGTGTAAGAAGTTGCTGCAATTTTTGTAGGGCCAACTTGTTGGCGAGAAGCTCAATGCAGTGGCGCTATGCACATCGCTTCGCTAACACGTAAGCCCTACAAAATTCATATCCGGCCGGAGCTGTCAATGCACGGGCAATTCCACCCCGGCGAACAGTTCTTCCAACTCCTGCTTGTTATGACATTGAATCGCTTTTGCCATCACTTCCCGCGTCAAGTGAGGTGCGAATTTTTCGATAAAGTCGCACATGAAACCGCGCAAAAACGTACCGCGACGGAAGCCAATCTTGGTTACGCTGGCTTCGAAAAGATCGCTGGCATCCAGCATCACAAGATCGCTATCGAGCTTGGCATCTACCGCCATTTTCGCCACGATTCCAACGCCAAGGCCCAAGCGCACGTAAGTTTTAATCACGTCGGCATCGGCCGCCGTAAACACCACTTTCGGAGTCAGCCCCCGGTGACTGAACGCCTCGTCCAACTTCGAACGTCCGGTAAAACCGAACACATAAGTGACAATAGGATATTCGGCGAGGACTTCAAGAGTGAGTTTCGAGACCTTGGTCAGCGGGTGGCCATGAGGCACAACGACACAGCGGTTCCAGCGGTAGCAAGGCATCATTACCAAGTCGCCGAAGAGTTCCAGCGCTTCAGTAGCAATAGCAAAATCTACCGTGCCGTCAGCGGCCATTTCGGCAATCTGCATCGGCGACCCTTGATGCATGTGTAACGCCACGTCTGGGTATTGCTTGATGAAATTGCTGATCACCGGAGGTAACGCATAACGAGCTTGGGTGTGGGTGGTGGCAATCGACAGCGTGCCTTTTTTCTCATTGGAAAATTCTTGAGCGATCTGCTTGATGCTCTCAACCTTGCGCAAGATCTCGCCTGCAGTTGTGATGATTCGTTCACCGGCCGGGGTCACGCGCGTCAGGTGTTTACCACTGCGAGCAAATACTTCAACACCCAGTTCGTCTTCGAGTAGACGGATCTGTTTGCTGATGCCCGGCTGAGAGGTGTACAGACTCTGAGCAGTGGCAGAAACGTTGAGGTCGTGGTGCGCCACTTCCCAGATGTAGCGCAATTGTTGAAGCTTCATATGTGTCCCTCAAAGCAGTAGACGCCACGGTCGTCAGCGACGGTATATAACTATATTAAAGGTCAGAAGAATAAAGCTAGAACTTTTCTATCAATTTTGAAAGTCGGATCACGCGAGTTCGCTAACGTACCCGACGCTGGAGCATCGGGACCATGTACACCGGAACTTCGGATAGCTGCAGAACCTTCGCGGCTGTACGCCCCAAAGGGGTGTCGCCTTGAGCGCCGTGACTGTGGCTGCCAACAATCAATAAATCTACTGCCAGCTTCTGAGCCTGTTCCAATATCATGTTTGATGGGTCTCCCTGAATGACCAGAACTGCGCGAATTAGCGCCAGATCCTGATGCCCTTCACCCAACTCATCCCGAAAACCATCCAGCACCCGCTGTTCGATACCCTGCATGACGGTATTCAGCCCCTGACTGCGCAACTCCTTCAAGGCTGCCTCATCAAGATAGCTCTGCAAGACTGACTCCGCGAACAATCCCATAGGCTCGACAACATGGATGACATACAACTCAGCGTTAAATGTTCTAGCCAGCGCCAACGCATGTTGTAAGACGTACGGAGCATAAATACCGAGGTCAGTGGCATAGAGCATGGAGCGAATCATATGACCTCCTCGAGTGCCAATATGGCGGAGATTGACTCAGCTTAGCAGTGCGTTAGCGACTGCGACGGCTGTTACCTCATGAGGCGTCAATGGTCAGATTTTTAGCTCATTGCTGATCCCGTGTGGCACGTGGCCCGTCGCTACAACCTCCCGGGACTTTTCACAATGCCCTGGTTGATCATCAAAAAAAACGTCTGCCGCGAACGCTTCTAGAAACGCTGACTTTTCCAGGCCGCCGAGAAATAGCGACTCATCCAGCCGAATATCCCACTCGCGCAAGGTGCGAATCACTCGCTCATGGGCCGGCGCAGATCGCGCTGTCACCAGCGCCGTGCGAATGGGGCAAGCATTCTCAGGGAACTCGCGCTGCAACAGATTCAGTGCCGCCAAAAAAGGCTTGAATGGACCGCCTCCTAACGGCTCACGTGCTGATTCCCGTTCGCTCGCCTGAAACGCTTCCA
The nucleotide sequence above comes from Pseudomonas sp. AB6. Encoded proteins:
- a CDS encoding inactive transglutaminase family protein, producing the protein MRSITLHLKILIAVLVALGIAITAYQIFVLGIPVTENETDNLWNIDAKVEFIANPKDPVKIQMFVPPLSHDYVSLNESFISNNYGFSVNRVDGNRKVTWSARRATGNQTLYYRLVLTKRYISDKLKIKGPTFRDSIAIEGPEKIAAEALLAPIRQHSADTETFITEAIKRVNNLSDDNVKLLLGGDTTTLNKARITELLLSIAHVPIEKIHTLLLVAGQPQTPELWLRSFNGKAWLYFNPDTGEQGMPPDRLLWWIGDESLISVEGGKKVTVKFTLNNSEMNAIRLAKMTDANTDANFLSYSLYGLPLQTQQTFMIMVMIPIGVLVILILRNLVGLETLGTFTPVLIALAFRETQLGFGIVLFTIITALGLSLRSYLEHLKLQMLPRLSVVLTFVVVLIAAISLFSHKLGLERGLSVALFPMVILTMTIERLSITWEERGSGHAMKVAIGTLFAASLAHIIMSVPELIYFVFTFPAMLLILVGFMLSMGRYRGYRLTELIRFKAFLGKELKDEKDQVK
- a CDS encoding alpha-L-glutamate ligase-like protein, with product MGLWKTWQALETRGIMGINRRNADYVLKYNKRSLYPIVDDKIVTKERAILAGIHVPEMYGVISTEKEISRLDDIIGDHDDFVIKPAKGAGGDGILVIADRFEERFRTVSGKIISREEIEYQISSILTGLYSLGGNRDRALIEYRVKPDQIFKSISFEGVPDIRIIVLMGYPIMAMLRLPTRQSNGKANLHQGAIGVGVDLATGLTLHGTWLNNIIRKHPDTANAVDGVQLPNWDGFMKLAAGCYELCGLGYIGVDMVLDQDKGPLILEINARPGLNIQIANDCGLTHRAHAVEERLAQLALNKEHESPQERVRFVQELFGHVPAAAL
- the pabB gene encoding aminodeoxychorismate synthase component I; translated protein: MPICAVHPLPYCPDPAEYFSRVRHAPGAMLLDSGRPTANRGRFDLLSAWPCAELLPQPNETGGDFLQRLRDSLAALGHAELPEESQLPFAGGLMGYLAYDFGRRLEPLPAHAHNDLQLPDARLGVYTWALMSDHVLCTSQLVFHPTVAVGERQRLLALFAEPFVPEPRAFTLTSPFEANLSADDYRSAFLRIQTYIQAGDCYQVNFAQRFQATYAGDPWAAYCALRSACPTPFSGFQALPENNAVLSLSPERFARVTGKYVETRPIKGTRPRGSDPAEDAAYAAELLVSTKDRAENVMIVDLLRNDLGRTCRIGSVKVPELFSLETYPNVHHLVSSVTGELAEGNDALDLISGSFPGGSITGAPKIRAMQIIDELEPTPRGVYCGSLLYLDVRGQMDSSIAIRSLLAKDGAVSCWGGGGIVADSDCEAEYEESITKVRILLTTLQEL
- the thrH gene encoding bifunctional phosphoserine phosphatase/homoserine phosphotransferase ThrH — protein: MEIACLDLEGVLVPEIWIAFAEKTGIESLRATTRDIPDYDVLMRQRLRILDEHDLKLSDIQAVIATLKPLDGAVEFVNWLRERFQVVILSDTFYEFSQPLMRQLGFPTLLCHRLITDETDRVVSYQLRQKDPKRQSVLAFKSLYYRVVAAGDSYNDTTMLGEADAGILFHAPENVIGEFPQFPAVHTFEDLKKEFIKASNRELSL
- a CDS encoding phosphoadenylyl-sulfate reductase; its protein translation is MSQPFDVAALAETYAKKSAQDILKLAFEHFGDDVWISFSGAEDVVLVDMAWKLNKNVKVFSLDTGRLHPETYRFIEHTREHYKIDIELMAPDQKALEPFVKEKGLFSFYKDGHGECCGIRKIEPLRRKLSGVNAWATGQRRDQSPSTRSDVAVVEIDSAFSTPERLLYKFNPLAQMTSEEVWNYIRMLELPYNSLHERGFISIGCEPCTRPVLPNQHEREGRWWWEEATQKECGLHSGNLIAKV
- the cysB gene encoding HTH-type transcriptional regulator CysB, which produces MKLQQLRYIWEVAHHDLNVSATAQSLYTSQPGISKQIRLLEDELGVEVFARSGKHLTRVTPAGERIITTAGEILRKVESIKQIAQEFSNEKKGTLSIATTHTQARYALPPVISNFIKQYPDVALHMHQGSPMQIAEMAADGTVDFAIATEALELFGDLVMMPCYRWNRCVVVPHGHPLTKVSKLTLEVLAEYPIVTYVFGFTGRSKLDEAFSHRGLTPKVVFTAADADVIKTYVRLGLGVGIVAKMAVDAKLDSDLVMLDASDLFEASVTKIGFRRGTFLRGFMCDFIEKFAPHLTREVMAKAIQCHNKQELEELFAGVELPVH
- a CDS encoding universal stress protein, which translates into the protein MIRSMLYATDLGIYAPYVLQHALALARTFNAELYVIHVVEPMGLFAESVLQSYLDEAALKELRSQGLNTVMQGIEQRVLDGFRDELGEGHQDLALIRAVLVIQGDPSNMILEQAQKLAVDLLIVGSHSHGAQGDTPLGRTAAKVLQLSEVPVYMVPMLQRRVR